Proteins found in one Borreliella valaisiana VS116 genomic segment:
- the rpsM gene encoding 30S ribosomal protein S13, protein MARISGIDLPNNKQLKIALTSIYGIGRTRALEVCNRSNISPSKIAKDLDNDEVNRLRKVIESDYVVEGKLRSEVAMSIKRLMDIACYRGVRHRKGLPLRGQRTKTNARTRKGKRKTVANKKIASK, encoded by the coding sequence ATGGCTAGAATATCGGGAATAGATTTACCAAATAATAAACAATTAAAAATAGCGCTTACTTCTATTTATGGTATAGGTAGAACAAGGGCTTTGGAAGTTTGTAATAGATCAAATATTTCTCCAAGTAAAATTGCTAAAGATTTAGATAATGATGAGGTTAATCGACTTAGGAAGGTAATTGAGAGTGATTATGTTGTAGAAGGAAAACTTAGAAGTGAGGTTGCTATGTCTATTAAAAGACTTATGGATATAGCATGTTATAGGGGTGTTAGACATAGAAAAGGATTGCCTTTGAGGGGACAGAGAACTAAAACGAATGCAAGAACTAGAAAAGGAAAAAGAAAGACTGTAGCTAATAAGAAAATAGCTAGCAAATAA
- the rpsK gene encoding 30S ribosomal protein S11 produces the protein MSAKLSTNSKKKIKRNIGEGNVYIQATFNNTIVTVSDIKGNALAWASAGGMGFKGAKKSTPYAAQITAESALNKVRDFGINYVHVYIKGPGIGRESAIRAIGSTGMTVKSISDITPIPHNGCRPKKTRRV, from the coding sequence TTGAGCGCAAAATTATCAACTAATAGTAAAAAAAAAATTAAAAGAAATATCGGAGAAGGAAACGTTTACATACAAGCTACTTTTAATAATACCATAGTTACTGTATCTGACATAAAGGGAAATGCTTTAGCTTGGGCAAGTGCTGGTGGAATGGGTTTTAAAGGAGCAAAAAAGTCTACTCCATATGCTGCCCAAATAACAGCAGAATCTGCTTTAAATAAAGTGAGAGATTTTGGAATTAATTATGTTCATGTGTATATAAAAGGGCCAGGTATTGGTAGAGAATCTGCAATAAGAGCTATTGGTTCGACTGGAATGACTGTAAAATCAATTTCAGATATTACCCCTATTCCTCATAATGGATGCAGACCGAAAAAAACCAGACGAGTTTAG
- the secY gene encoding preprotein translocase subunit SecY, producing the protein MKELFLNLFTVKDLRNKFLFTLFILFLFRVGSYLPIPGIDSVALKSYFKSQSDFSIANYFDFFSGGAFSNFSIFMLSIGPYISASIIVQLLVYSFPSLKKMQEGDGGRQKTKKYTKYLTIVAAVVQGYATSLYAKGIPGAVTIPFYRYIFIAILTVTTGTFILLWFGEQINQRGVGNGTSLIIFSGIVVRLQAALFNLFQSMQDPSQNVNPVFVILVISIFIVVVILIIYEYKAQMRIAIHYARANSNSTVSSYLPIKLNPSGVLPVIFASVLITLPLQILSGFAETSSIARQVLSYLRPNGFYYTFLNVILIIGFTYFYSKIQLSPKDISNNIRKNGGTIPGIKSDEMEKYLDEIMNKTLFSGSIFLSIIAIIPFLVQNIFRFPYDVSKIMGGSSLLIMVGVALDTLIHIDAYLKTQGFSHRNKKNYAFLQKI; encoded by the coding sequence ATGAAAGAATTGTTTTTAAATTTATTTACTGTTAAGGATTTAAGAAATAAGTTCTTGTTTACTTTATTTATTCTTTTTCTTTTTAGAGTTGGTTCGTACTTGCCGATACCAGGAATAGATTCTGTAGCGCTTAAAAGTTATTTCAAGTCGCAATCAGATTTTTCAATTGCGAATTATTTTGATTTTTTTTCAGGCGGAGCTTTTAGTAATTTTTCTATCTTTATGCTTAGTATAGGGCCTTATATTTCAGCATCCATTATTGTCCAGCTCCTTGTTTATTCTTTTCCTTCTTTGAAAAAAATGCAAGAAGGTGATGGCGGGAGACAAAAGACTAAAAAATATACAAAATATTTAACAATAGTTGCAGCTGTAGTTCAAGGATATGCAACAAGTCTTTATGCTAAGGGTATTCCGGGTGCCGTTACCATTCCCTTTTATAGATATATATTTATTGCTATTTTAACAGTTACTACGGGAACATTTATTCTTTTGTGGTTTGGAGAGCAGATTAATCAAAGAGGTGTGGGCAATGGAACATCTTTGATAATTTTTTCCGGCATAGTGGTTAGACTGCAAGCAGCTTTGTTTAACTTATTTCAAAGTATGCAGGATCCTTCTCAAAATGTTAATCCTGTTTTTGTGATACTTGTTATAAGCATATTTATTGTAGTTGTTATCTTAATTATATATGAATATAAGGCTCAAATGCGAATTGCTATTCATTATGCTAGGGCAAATTCTAATAGTACGGTTAGCTCCTATTTGCCAATCAAGCTAAATCCATCAGGTGTTTTACCCGTTATTTTTGCTTCTGTTTTAATTACTTTGCCATTACAAATTTTAAGTGGTTTCGCAGAAACTTCTTCTATAGCCAGACAAGTTTTATCTTATTTAAGGCCTAACGGGTTTTATTATACTTTTTTGAATGTAATTTTGATAATCGGATTTACGTATTTTTATTCTAAAATTCAGTTAAGCCCTAAAGATATAAGTAATAATATTCGTAAGAATGGAGGAACTATTCCTGGGATAAAGTCTGATGAGATGGAAAAATATTTAGATGAAATTATGAATAAAACTTTATTTTCGGGATCTATTTTTTTGTCAATTATTGCAATTATTCCATTTTTAGTGCAAAATATTTTTAGATTTCCGTATGATGTTTCTAAGATAATGGGAGGGTCTTCTTTGCTTATTATGGTAGGAGTTGCACTTGATACGTTAATTCATATTGATGCTTATTTGAAAACCCAGGGATTTTCTCATAGAAATAAAAAGAATTATGCATTTTTGCAAAAAATTTAG
- the rpmJ gene encoding 50S ribosomal protein L36 has translation MKVRASVKPICEKCKVIKRKGVLRIICDNLKHKQRQK, from the coding sequence ATGAAAGTTAGGGCAAGTGTAAAGCCAATTTGTGAAAAATGTAAAGTCATTAAAAGAAAAGGTGTATTAAGAATTATTTGTGATAATTTAAAGCACAAACAAAGACAAAAGTAA
- a CDS encoding DNA-directed RNA polymerase subunit alpha, which yields MPVEKFLKDFTIPEKIEFLKSQDDGSYGKFTIYPFERGFGVTIGNTLRRVLLSSIEGYAITAMRVQSNNKDSSSKIVSSEFDLIPGVSEDTLEVIANIKNIHLKLGEGEQRKTISFSISGKDTSVLKASHFERDGVEVFNKDLVIANLSHDANLDFEFQINYGRGYVSSEQNSKYLEEVNVIALDSIFSPIEKVSYSVEDTRVGQRSDYDKLVMEIWTTGVISAKDAIKKAASIVREFLFPLVDFEDNVNISFEKSKSESYNLLDMSIEKLDLSVRSLNCLAKENVRTLGELISKNAEELSKARNFGKKSLEEIIEKLGSYRLFLGMSKEDALSVLNKNVKISE from the coding sequence ATGCCTGTGGAAAAATTTTTGAAAGATTTCACTATACCTGAAAAAATTGAGTTTTTGAAAAGCCAAGATGATGGGTCTTATGGTAAATTTACGATATATCCTTTTGAAAGAGGTTTTGGGGTTACTATAGGTAATACTTTAAGGCGTGTATTACTTTCTTCTATTGAAGGGTATGCGATTACTGCTATGAGAGTTCAGTCTAACAATAAAGATTCTTCGTCAAAGATTGTTTCAAGTGAATTTGATTTGATTCCTGGAGTTTCTGAAGATACTCTTGAGGTCATTGCTAATATTAAAAATATCCATTTGAAACTTGGAGAAGGAGAGCAAAGAAAGACAATAAGCTTTAGTATTAGTGGCAAGGATACTAGTGTTTTGAAAGCTTCTCATTTTGAAAGAGATGGGGTTGAAGTTTTTAATAAAGATTTAGTTATAGCTAATTTGTCACATGATGCGAATTTAGATTTTGAATTTCAAATTAATTATGGTAGGGGCTATGTTTCTTCTGAGCAAAATTCCAAGTATTTAGAAGAAGTTAATGTTATTGCTTTAGATTCTATATTTTCGCCTATAGAGAAAGTTTCATATTCTGTAGAAGATACTAGGGTTGGTCAAAGGTCAGATTATGACAAGCTTGTAATGGAAATTTGGACTACAGGTGTTATTTCTGCTAAAGATGCTATAAAAAAGGCTGCATCAATAGTAAGAGAGTTTTTGTTCCCTCTTGTAGATTTTGAAGACAATGTTAATATATCTTTTGAAAAATCAAAATCAGAAAGTTATAACTTGCTTGATATGAGTATTGAAAAATTGGATTTGTCAGTCAGATCTTTAAATTGTTTAGCCAAAGAAAATGTTAGAACTTTAGGGGAACTTATTAGTAAAAATGCGGAAGAGCTTTCTAAGGCAAGAAATTTTGGAAAAAAAAGTTTAGAAGAGATAATCGAAAAACTTGGTTCTTATCGATTGTTTTTAGGAATGTCTAAAGAAGATGCTTTATCTGTGTTGAATAAGAATGTTAAAATATCTGAATAA
- the rplQ gene encoding 50S ribosomal protein L17: MKTKLGFNRLSRKSSHRRALLKNMVISFLKHEKISSTKAKLFEVKKFAEKLITKAKVDTVHNRRELSKFIHDKYILNKLFTKISPVFRQRSGGYTRIIKLGKRYGDAAEMAILELVEKPLKVE, from the coding sequence ATGAAAACAAAATTGGGTTTTAATAGGTTAAGTAGGAAATCTAGTCATAGGAGAGCGCTTTTAAAAAACATGGTAATTTCTTTTTTAAAACATGAAAAAATTTCTTCTACTAAGGCAAAATTGTTTGAAGTTAAAAAATTTGCTGAAAAATTAATTACAAAGGCAAAAGTTGATACTGTGCATAATAGGCGAGAATTGTCAAAATTTATACATGATAAGTATATTTTGAATAAGCTGTTTACCAAAATTTCTCCTGTTTTTAGACAAAGGAGTGGTGGGTATACTAGGATAATTAAATTAGGGAAAAGATATGGAGATGCGGCTGAAATGGCTATCCTAGAATTAGTTGAAAAGCCTTTAAAAGTTGAATAA